TCCCTCTTCTTTCGATCTCTGCGACGGGACTTATCTTCGCCCTCATCAAGACCTTCTTCCATATCCCTCCGacggttcttcttctctctgcgCCCTTCCCTCTTCCGCTTTACCTGTTGaccatcttcctcggtcCGCTTGCGCTTGTGCCGACCGATCAACTTGAGGTTATCCTCGTCGATCGCAAGCTGCGGACGATCTTCGATGTCGACATTTTCAGGGTCAAAGTCTTCAAACTGCGCCTCATCCACTTCAGAAAGAATAGACTCCTCGTCAGAATCGACTCCCGCGTCTTCTTTGTCGGCCGGATCGTCTTCATGGGTTTCGGCTACCGACTCTGCCGCTGGCGTTGCTGATGCTGCTCCCTCTTCAGGTGCTTCCTCGTTGTGGtcctcatcgccgccagGAGTCGGGGCATTCTCTGGTTCCTCAGGCAGGTCTCTCTGGAACTCGTGGGTGGAGACCACATCGCTCGGCGATGCGGGCTGCATTTCTGGGCTGTCGGACATGTTGTGTATTATCGTTGATGATTGTAGACTAAATGTGTTAATGTGTTGATACCAGAGGAGGTATCGGAGCGCCCGATGCGGCTCCGCTTTTGACCACGATTTCTTTGGTGGTGAGGGCGAAGTAACGGAGCAGTAACGAAAACAAGCGTCGAGAACGTATATTCTGAGTACAATGTTTAACGAGCAGATGTAGCAGAATATTTAGatgagagaagagaaagtgaaAGATCGGAGGCTGGTATTACTGGCCTCGTGGAGACATCGCAGCAgaaacagcaacagcagaaaTTCCGCCTCTGCTAGGTGGTCCGTGCGTCACCATTTCGACTCTGCAGTTGGCATATCGATTCTTCTGACTCCGGATACAAGTATAACACTCTATCTCTCAGCATAGTCTCCTTTATACACAAAAGACTCAGATCACAATGTTTGCTCCCGGTAAGTCACTACTACATCTTTACGCCTCGAAATAATATGTCAACTTGAGTCCTGCCCAGCTTTGAGCCGTAAGCTAACAACATTCTGGCTCCAGGTCAAGAACAGCTTTCCAAGGAGGAGCTTAGAGTAAATCTCCCTCTTATCCCCTTCGAACCGCCTCTGGCGCTGCCATGCGCCTTGCTCGAGACGACCTCGTCGTATATGTTGTCGCATGCATGTATGCTAACTGCAACCCTACAGGCTGCTGAGGCTCAGGCCAGCCAGACCGTCCGCGCTGCTATCACCGGCGGTATCCTTCTCTACCTTTGTGAGTGCCCATGAAGATATTTCCTATCTGAAGGTGCCGCAGGAGCTAACCGGTCATTGTATCAGCTCCTTTCGCCGTCGATTTTGTCAAGAAGTTCCTCTAAATGTCAGTTATTCCATGTCGTTGGATAGCTCGTTCAACTCGTTTACGACGATGGCTATGGTGGAGATTAGTCTTGCTTGAACTCCACGCATAATGTATTACTATTGTACATGGGTATTTCTGGGTTTACCGGGTATAAAGAAATCAAACTGAAAAAGTAAAAGCTTCTGTTCAACCGCATTGGATAGGATGATGTAGATTAGGGCCAACTGAGATCGATGCAGGATATCCGCTCCATATAAATCGGTTGCTCCATGACATAAACCAGTACAGAATCGAGGATGAAACGCCATGTGCCAAATATTACATTGCTCGCTTGATCACGTTAATCTATCTATCTCAATGATCCGCCGTTCCCGGAAGCTTCTGGGCCTCTTCAAAGTCCTTTTTAACCGATTCCAATTCCTTTTGCAGATGTGTGATTTGTGCGTGATAATCATCCAAGATCTGGGGGAATTAGCAAAATGGCTACAGGGACGCTTGAATGCAGTGCGATCTGAAGGGGCAGACAAACCTTCTTTGCGGTTTTCATGGTGTTCTCgtccaattcctcctcacCTTGAGCAGCCGTTGAAGCGCCCGCCTTCTCCATTTCTGCCTGCAAACGTTTCGAGTGTTCTCGGATTGCCAACATGCGGGCCCAGATTTCCTCGGCTCGCCCGTTGAGCGAGGGATTAAAGACAGATCGCTCCAGCTGcgcaagcttcttcttcagctcttCCTCTGCCTCGTCCATTGCATACCCTCGGTTCCTGAGTACTTGAGTCTTCGCCGCCAAAGCGAGACAGCGCTTGCTTAGAACCAGATGTTTCCGGCGGCAGTCAGCGATCTTGACGGATATCTTCAAGTCGTGGCGAGATAGCAGGTCGGTGAGACAGTTATTAATCTCATGGAGGCGGGTCTGGGCCATTGTGAGGAAATCCTTTTGTCGTTGCGCTCGCTTGCCGAGCTCCCAAAACCCTCTCACCAAGACGGGCACATATCCGGAGCCGGGTCTTTCGCGTAGGGCCTCTTCCCATTTCGTCTCGTCGTCCTCAGCAGTAGGCTGGTAGAAGGGAGCCTGATCCCCGACGTGATTATACAGATAAGTTCTGAACGGCGACGCGCGACTACCGGTGTCCCATTTGTTCTTGACAATTTCGATTTGCATGGGTACAGTTCGATGTACTGTGGTAGAGTTAGCCTGCCGCTTTAATCTGCACAATCTGGCCATCGAAACGAACCTCCTGTAACAGCACGGCCTGGTGACCACAGGCTAGAGCCCGGCTGCTGCGTTGTGGTTTGCCCCAATTGAGGCTGCTGTTGACCTCCAAGGACGGATCCACCAAACAAACTCTGCTGCTGaggttgttgctgttgttgtgtTGTAGCTCCCAGGCCTCCGAATAGCCCGCCTCCTTGTtgctgaggctgctgctgttgctgttgctgctgccccAATCCTCCAAACAGGCTGCCCCCTTGTGGCTTCTGCTGCCCAAGCGTTGACCCAAACAACCCGCCACCGCCGGTTGtcgtctgctgctgctgctgttgtgtCTGGCCTAAAGCGCCACCAAAGAGACCACCTGTCTGGGGTTTCTGCTGCGTTGTAGATCCGAACAAGCCTCCCCCAgtctgttgttgctgcagCTGCGATGCCGCATTGGATCCAAAGAGGCCACCTCCTGTAGAGCTCTGCTGAGTTTGCGTCGATCCAAATAAGCCACCACCGGTGCTCTGCTGTGTTCCTGTCGTACTCGAACCGAATCCGCCAAAGGGACTGGGTTTATTTGCGGTAGCGGACCCAAACAGTCCACCACCTGACTGGGATTGCCCTCCGAAGAGAGACATGGCGGAACAAGTTGAACAAAAGCGCTGCGCTCTGGTTCAGACACAGAATAACGCGATTGAGCGCGAAGTCGGGCGGAATTTATGCGATTGGAGCTCAGCAACGGATACACTGAGGAGGATTGTGAAGGGTCTGATAAGTGAGGGACCGTCGGGCCTGCTTTGCTTTAGAATAAAATCCAAATAAGACTAGCCCTTTAGCACCTCATTCTACGGAAAGAGAGGTGGCCGGGCAAAAGAAGTCGGTGTGTCTAAGCAACACCTGGAGCTTGTCCACTACACTGGGAGCTGCATTGTTTTTTGCGGTCGCGTCACGTGACTTATACCTGACCAGGCGCAGTGCGATTAGTCAACACTTTGCTCAATGTGAGCATTTGACTGATGAGACTATTGATGACGCTACATGCTTTTGAATATTGACAATAGTTGGAGTATGATGACACTGCCTTCAGCAAAAACACCTTGATACGTGGTTACCCAGGCACCTAGTCCATACTGCAGCATCTGCAGTCCGCAGACAACGGCATCACCTTACATAATCTACACACCAGCCAATCAGAGACACGCAAAAACCGACCCTTCCAAACTCGCAGCTCCGTCCTGAACCGGTCACTCCATTCACGCAATCCCGCCCATCTCCTCTGTGATTGAGCATATCCCCCAGCCAGGCAGCCCGTCAAGATGTC
The DNA window shown above is from Aspergillus fumigatus Af293 chromosome 1, whole genome shotgun sequence and carries:
- a CDS encoding putative nucleoporin; this translates as MSLFGGQSQSGGGLFGSATANKPSPFGGFGSSTTGTQQSTGGGLFGSTQTQQSSTGGGLFGSNAASQLQQQQTGGGLFGSTTQQKPQTGGLFGGALGQTQQQQQQTTTGGGGLFGSTLGQQKPQGGSLFGGLGQQQQQQQQPQQQGGGLFGGLGATTQQQQQPQQQSLFGGSVLGGQQQPQLGQTTTQQPGSSLWSPGRAVTGVHRTVPMQIEIVKNKWDTGSRASPFRTYLYNHVGDQAPFYQPTAEDDETKWEEALRERPGSGYVPVLVRGFWELGKRAQRQKDFLTMAQTRLHEINNCLTDLLSRHDLKISVKIADCRRKHLVLSKRCLALAAKTQVLRNRGYAMDEAEEELKKKLAQLERSVFNPSLNGRAEEIWARMLAIREHSKRLQAEMEKAGASTAAQGEEELDENTMKTAKKILDDYHAQITHLQKELESVKKDFEEAQKLPGTADH